The following are from one region of the Pirellulales bacterium genome:
- a CDS encoding serine/threonine protein kinase, translating into MSSSPHSLLEQAGLASGLLTQAQIDRAWDALVAGSAGGDRCLNDVTDELLAEHLVALGFVNRWQAEQLRQGRTKFTLGPYRIFDAIGRGGMGYVFKGEHQLLGRIEAIKVLPRSQMTPMSIASFCREIRAQAQLDHPNLVRLSFADRDGETYYLVTEYVPGSDLRRLVRHHGPLDDEQAAWVIAQAAEALAYAHERGLVHRDVKPGNLLVTPEGRTKLTDLGLAAFANDAEPAPAAERSNIVGTPDFLAPECVLSPQAVRPVSDVYSLGCTLYYAVTGKVPFPGGRTSEKLRRHVEELPITPRRFNSAVHDDLMDLIAAMTRKRPEDRIATAAEVVERLRPWTERLDERRLQALGQCAGEQQERSLITAGLADTLPAEGVDATPSSWGGGTPVASGSRTRVEGSGPQGSAASPAAVGESAGSPLEPKERLLSPLARLLLFAAIATGIGAALWVGMGR; encoded by the coding sequence GTGAGCTCCTCGCCTCATTCACTCCTCGAACAGGCCGGTCTGGCCAGCGGGCTCTTGACCCAGGCGCAAATCGACCGGGCGTGGGATGCGCTGGTGGCCGGCTCGGCGGGGGGCGATCGGTGTCTCAACGACGTCACCGACGAACTGCTGGCCGAGCACCTCGTCGCTTTGGGCTTCGTGAACCGCTGGCAAGCCGAGCAGCTGCGTCAGGGTCGCACCAAGTTCACCCTGGGGCCCTACCGCATCTTCGACGCGATCGGCCGCGGCGGCATGGGGTACGTGTTCAAGGGGGAGCACCAACTGCTAGGCCGCATCGAGGCGATCAAAGTCTTGCCCCGATCGCAGATGACGCCCATGTCGATCGCCAGTTTCTGTCGCGAGATCCGCGCCCAGGCGCAGCTCGATCACCCGAACCTCGTGCGGCTGTCGTTCGCCGATCGCGACGGGGAGACGTATTATCTCGTCACCGAGTACGTGCCGGGGTCCGACTTGCGGCGTCTCGTGCGGCATCACGGTCCGCTTGACGACGAACAGGCGGCGTGGGTCATCGCCCAAGCGGCCGAGGCGCTCGCCTACGCCCACGAACGAGGGCTCGTGCATCGCGACGTGAAGCCGGGCAACCTGCTGGTGACGCCCGAGGGCCGCACGAAACTGACCGATCTGGGACTCGCCGCGTTCGCCAACGACGCCGAACCCGCCCCCGCCGCCGAGCGGAGCAACATCGTCGGGACCCCGGATTTCCTCGCCCCCGAGTGCGTCCTCTCCCCCCAGGCGGTTCGCCCGGTAAGCGACGTCTATTCGCTGGGGTGCACGCTGTATTACGCCGTCACCGGCAAGGTGCCGTTCCCCGGCGGTCGCACCAGCGAGAAGCTGCGGCGGCACGTCGAGGAGTTGCCGATCACGCCCCGGCGGTTCAACTCGGCCGTGCACGACGACCTGATGGATCTGATCGCCGCGATGACCCGCAAGCGTCCCGAGGATCGGATCGCCACGGCGGCCGAGGTCGTCGAACGATTGCGGCCATGGACCGAGCGGCTGGACGAACGCCGATTGCAGGCCTTGGGGCAATGCGCCGGCGAGCAGCAGGAACGATCGCTGATCACCGCGGGATTGGCCGACACGCTGCCCGCCGAGGGGGTCGACGCGACCCCCTCTTCCTGGGGCGGCGGCACGCCTGTTGCCAGCGGCTCGCGAACGCGAGTCGAGGGCTCAGGACCGCAGGGAAGTGCGGCGTCGCCGGCCGCGGTCGGCGAGTCGGCCGGGTCGCCCTTAGAGCCGAAGGAACGGCTCCTCAGCCCGCTGGCCCGGTTGCTGCTGTTCGCCGCGATCGCCACGGGGATCGGAGCGGCGTTGTGGGTGGGCATGGGGCGATGA
- a CDS encoding RluA family pseudouridine synthase, translating into MPAPLDILYEDNHLLAVNKPAMLPTMGVSEDKASLLTIAKDYLKQAYQKPGNVYLGIVSRLDAPVTGVTLLAKTSKAAARLSEAFRSRRVDKIYWAIVAGEVEPAAGELEHYLRHDERHRRVHATHAACPDARLARLAYRRLASRGELTHVQIELETGRKHQIRVQLSKAGWPILGDRKYGSTEPFPEGIALHARFLALEHPVRREPLEILAPLPRSWRRRRDAAALLDGFEE; encoded by the coding sequence ATGCCTGCACCGCTGGACATTCTGTACGAGGACAACCATCTGCTGGCCGTCAACAAGCCGGCAATGCTCCCCACGATGGGGGTGAGCGAGGACAAGGCGAGCCTGTTGACGATCGCCAAGGACTATCTCAAGCAGGCGTATCAGAAGCCGGGGAACGTCTACCTGGGGATCGTCAGCCGGCTCGACGCCCCGGTGACCGGCGTCACGCTGTTGGCGAAGACCTCCAAGGCGGCGGCTCGGCTGAGCGAAGCGTTTCGTTCACGCCGGGTCGACAAGATCTACTGGGCGATCGTCGCGGGCGAAGTCGAACCGGCGGCGGGCGAGCTCGAACACTACCTGCGGCACGACGAGCGCCATCGCCGGGTTCATGCGACGCATGCCGCGTGTCCCGACGCCCGACTGGCTCGCTTGGCGTATCGCCGGCTCGCTTCCCGCGGAGAACTGACGCACGTGCAGATCGAATTGGAGACAGGTCGCAAGCATCAGATTCGCGTGCAACTATCTAAGGCGGGTTGGCCGATCCTTGGGGACCGCAAGTACGGCAGCACGGAGCCGTTTCCGGAGGGAATCGCGCTGCATGCGAGGTTCCTCGCGCTGGAACATCCGGTGCGGCGCGAGCCGCTGGAGATCCTCGCCCCGCTGCCGCGCTCGTGGCGGCGACGGCGCGACGCCGCTGCGCTGCTGGACGGCTTCGAGGAGTAG
- a CDS encoding Maf family protein, with protein MPNLPSLILASGSPQRRRLMAEAGYRFTVMRPDDHVECGICSTGGPAALVAELAAEKAAHVAARLAQGELPWSDDGQTSVSVVANQAASALIVACDTVAECEGHILGKPHDEAHAADMLRRLRGNRHRVYSGLCLWPWGGPDAPVPVTRLAVSELFMESISEDQLEEYLASGLWEGKAGAFGYQDRHGWLRLDSGSESNVIGLPLELLAEMLADHDRSLSGERER; from the coding sequence ATGCCGAATTTGCCTTCCTTGATTCTCGCCAGCGGGTCGCCTCAGCGTCGACGGCTGATGGCCGAGGCGGGCTATCGGTTTACAGTGATGCGGCCCGACGACCACGTCGAGTGCGGCATCTGCTCGACCGGCGGTCCCGCGGCCCTGGTCGCCGAGTTGGCCGCGGAGAAAGCGGCGCACGTCGCCGCTCGGCTGGCGCAGGGCGAGCTTCCTTGGTCCGATGACGGACAAACCTCCGTGTCGGTCGTCGCCAATCAGGCCGCATCAGCCTTGATTGTCGCCTGCGACACGGTCGCCGAATGCGAAGGCCATATCCTGGGCAAACCCCATGACGAGGCCCACGCCGCCGACATGTTGCGCCGCTTGCGCGGCAATCGCCACCGCGTGTACAGCGGATTATGCCTCTGGCCGTGGGGGGGACCCGACGCCCCAGTCCCTGTGACGCGGTTGGCGGTCTCGGAACTGTTCATGGAGTCGATTTCCGAGGACCAGCTCGAGGAGTATCTCGCCAGCGGCCTGTGGGAAGGCAAGGCGGGCGCCTTCGGCTACCAGGACCGCCACGGCTGGCTCCGTCTCGACAGCGGCAGCGAGTCGAACGTCATCGGTCTTCCGCTGGAACTGCTGGCCGAAATGCTCGCCGACCACGATCGGTCGCTCTCGGGAGAGCGGGAGAGGTGA
- a CDS encoding Gfo/Idh/MocA family oxidoreductase, which produces MKVKVGVVGVGSDWESRRLPALRALPDRFEVRAVCDPVGHRAAQAARTLQADVHDGFRTLIARDDVEAILLFADEWYGALPLYAACEAGKGIYCAAALELRDEEAADLRDQVRESGVAFMAEFPCRLSPATLRLKELIATKLGRPRLLFCNRRQLVGSTPADTEPCEHDLIELIDWCRYMVDDEPSSLLASMHCSAKGPSDYFSLSLDFSPVGDVGTGPLAIIACGEYVAPQFDESLAYRRPADMKVVCERGIAFLDLPSTLIWFNDAGQHFERLEHERPVGEQMLLHFHRAVESLVLKTASLEDAHRAIAIAHKARLSARNGQRALC; this is translated from the coding sequence ATGAAGGTCAAAGTCGGAGTTGTCGGCGTCGGGTCCGACTGGGAGTCGCGGCGATTGCCGGCGTTGCGGGCGTTGCCGGACCGATTCGAAGTACGGGCCGTGTGCGACCCGGTCGGCCACCGTGCCGCCCAGGCCGCCCGCACGTTGCAGGCCGACGTTCATGACGGATTCCGGACGTTGATCGCGCGGGACGACGTCGAGGCGATTTTGCTGTTCGCCGACGAGTGGTACGGCGCGCTGCCGCTTTACGCAGCGTGCGAAGCGGGCAAGGGGATCTACTGCGCCGCCGCCCTGGAGTTGCGCGACGAGGAGGCCGCCGACCTCCGCGACCAGGTTCGTGAGTCGGGGGTCGCCTTCATGGCGGAGTTTCCCTGTCGGCTCTCTCCTGCGACGTTGCGGCTCAAGGAGCTGATCGCCACGAAGCTCGGCCGGCCGCGGCTGCTGTTCTGCAATCGTCGCCAGTTGGTCGGCTCGACCCCCGCCGACACCGAACCATGCGAGCACGACCTCATCGAACTGATCGATTGGTGCCGGTACATGGTCGACGACGAGCCGTCGTCGCTGTTGGCGTCGATGCACTGCAGCGCCAAGGGACCGTCGGATTACTTTTCGCTGAGTCTCGACTTCTCCCCGGTCGGCGACGTGGGAACAGGACCGCTGGCGATCATCGCGTGCGGCGAGTACGTCGCCCCGCAATTCGACGAATCGCTCGCCTATCGTCGCCCCGCCGACATGAAGGTCGTTTGCGAACGAGGGATCGCATTTCTTGACTTGCCGTCGACCTTGATCTGGTTCAACGACGCGGGACAGCACTTCGAGCGGCTCGAACACGAGCGCCCCGTCGGCGAGCAGATGCTGCTCCACTTCCACCGGGCCGTGGAAAGTCTCGTCCTCAAAACGGCGAGTCTGGAAGACGCCCACCGCGCGATCGCGATCGCCCACAAGGCCCGCCTGTCGGCCCGCAACGGCCAGCGGGCGCTGTGCTAA
- the tkt gene encoding transketolase, with the protein MSTVSQDLSQLTINTIRTLSMDGVQAANSGHPGTPMALAPVAYQVWTEALRFDPEAPRWPNRDRFVLSCGHASMLIYSLLHLARVKKLDAAGAPTDELAVTLEDLKSFRQWGSRTPGHPEFGHTYGVETTTGPLGQGCGNSVGMAIASRWLAANYNKPGFDLFDFNVYALCGDGDMMEGVTCEAASLAGHLKLSNLCWIYDDNKITIEGATTLAFSEDVATRFEGLGWNVVRVDDANDLGALSGALASFAKCDDAPTLIIVRSVIGYGAPKKAGTHGAHGEPLGPDEVRATKAVYGWPEDAQFLVPPEAPQQFAETLGQRGAKGRQAWEKLFAEYKKRHPELAEQITLMQSRELPAEWDADLPEFPADPKGAATRATGGKALNAFGKKIPWLAGGSADLAPSTKTLLEWPEAGHFGPDNYAGRNFHFGIREHAMAAAVNGMCLCGIRGYGATFFVFSDYCRPSIRLSSIMNLPALYVFTHDSIGVGEDGPTHQPVEQLAAVRAIPGVVVLRPGDANESVQAWRAALKETHRPALLILTRQNMPTFDRTKVASAEGVLRGGYVLSDAPDGKPQVVLIGTGSELSLAVAAQEKLAAEGITSRVVSLPSFELFQDQDASYRESVLPAAIKARVAVEAGIRQGWDRYLGDQGEFVGMHGFGASAPAGTVYEKMGITVDAVVAAAKKSLQG; encoded by the coding sequence ATGTCGACCGTTTCTCAGGATCTCTCGCAACTGACGATCAACACGATTCGCACACTGTCGATGGACGGCGTGCAGGCGGCTAACTCAGGGCACCCAGGGACCCCGATGGCCCTGGCGCCGGTCGCCTATCAGGTGTGGACCGAGGCGTTGCGGTTCGACCCCGAGGCGCCTCGGTGGCCCAATCGCGATCGGTTCGTTCTGTCGTGCGGCCACGCGTCGATGCTGATTTATTCGCTGTTGCATCTGGCGAGGGTGAAGAAGCTCGACGCCGCCGGCGCCCCGACCGACGAACTGGCGGTGACGCTCGAGGATCTCAAAAGCTTCCGGCAATGGGGAAGCCGCACCCCAGGGCATCCCGAGTTCGGGCACACCTACGGCGTCGAGACGACGACCGGCCCGCTGGGCCAAGGTTGCGGCAACAGCGTCGGCATGGCGATCGCCTCGCGCTGGCTCGCGGCCAACTACAACAAGCCGGGCTTCGATCTGTTCGACTTCAACGTCTATGCCCTCTGCGGCGACGGCGACATGATGGAAGGGGTCACTTGCGAGGCCGCTTCGCTTGCCGGGCATTTGAAGCTCTCCAACCTCTGCTGGATCTACGACGACAACAAGATCACGATCGAGGGCGCCACGACCCTTGCATTCAGCGAGGACGTCGCCACGCGGTTTGAGGGGTTGGGATGGAACGTCGTGCGGGTCGACGACGCGAATGACTTGGGCGCCTTGAGCGGCGCGCTGGCCAGTTTCGCCAAGTGCGACGACGCCCCCACGTTGATCATCGTGCGGAGCGTCATCGGCTACGGAGCCCCGAAGAAGGCCGGCACCCACGGCGCCCATGGCGAGCCGCTCGGCCCCGACGAGGTCCGAGCGACCAAGGCCGTGTACGGCTGGCCGGAGGATGCCCAGTTCTTGGTCCCGCCCGAGGCGCCGCAGCAGTTCGCCGAGACGCTGGGGCAACGGGGCGCCAAGGGTCGGCAGGCGTGGGAGAAGCTGTTTGCCGAGTACAAGAAGCGGCACCCGGAGCTGGCCGAGCAAATCACGCTGATGCAGTCGCGGGAACTGCCGGCCGAATGGGACGCCGACCTTCCCGAGTTTCCCGCTGATCCCAAGGGCGCCGCGACCCGCGCCACGGGCGGCAAGGCGCTCAACGCCTTCGGCAAGAAGATCCCCTGGCTTGCCGGCGGTTCGGCCGACTTGGCCCCCTCGACCAAGACGCTGCTCGAGTGGCCCGAAGCGGGGCACTTCGGCCCCGACAACTACGCGGGCCGCAACTTCCACTTCGGCATCCGCGAGCACGCGATGGCCGCCGCGGTGAACGGAATGTGCCTGTGCGGCATTCGCGGTTATGGCGCCACGTTCTTCGTGTTCAGCGATTACTGCCGGCCTTCGATCCGGCTCAGTTCGATCATGAACCTGCCGGCGTTGTACGTGTTCACGCACGACTCGATCGGCGTCGGCGAGGACGGCCCGACCCATCAGCCGGTCGAACAACTCGCCGCGGTGCGGGCGATCCCCGGCGTTGTCGTGCTGCGTCCCGGCGACGCGAACGAGTCGGTCCAGGCGTGGCGTGCCGCGCTCAAGGAAACGCATCGGCCCGCCCTGTTAATCCTCACCCGACAGAACATGCCGACGTTCGACCGGACCAAGGTTGCATCGGCCGAGGGGGTGTTGCGCGGCGGTTACGTGTTGTCCGACGCCCCCGACGGCAAGCCGCAGGTCGTGCTCATCGGCACGGGAAGCGAGCTGTCGCTGGCGGTGGCGGCCCAGGAGAAGCTCGCCGCCGAGGGGATTACGTCCCGGGTCGTCAGTCTTCCCTCGTTCGAGTTGTTCCAGGACCAGGACGCCTCCTACCGCGAGTCGGTCCTCCCCGCCGCGATCAAGGCCCGCGTCGCCGTCGAGGCGGGCATTCGCCAAGGCTGGGACCGATACCTGGGGGACCAGGGCGAGTTCGTCGGGATGCACGGCTTCGGCGCCTCGGCCCCGGCGGGAACCGTGTACGAGAAGATGGGGATCACCGTCGACGCCGTCGTCGCCGCGGCGAAGAAATCGCTCCAGGGGTAA
- a CDS encoding tRNA-dihydrouridine synthase, with the protein MIAPPSPSSASPVVVAAPFYIGSLKVDPPILQAPMAGFTNFAFRQIVREFGGVGLLATEMVNARGFVWLDEQEAEHPDRLWGVADEPRPLAVQIWDNEPETLAKVGARLAGEYRVSVVDINFGCPVRQVTQKAHSGSYLLSFPERMGAIIEQVVAACAPTPVTAKIRLGCARDRINAIDVAQVVEGAGAAALTVHGRTAADMFRGSADWDQIAAIKPHLKRIPLIGNGDLDAPQKVVDAFRRYDVDGVMIARAALAKPWLYAQAAAAVRGEPIPPEPTLAEERALLVHHFALVRARFGDERACVLMRKFACCYAQGRPGAREFRKQIAVIETPERFYDVVERCFPRD; encoded by the coding sequence ATGATCGCTCCTCCGTCGCCGTCGAGCGCCTCCCCGGTCGTCGTCGCGGCGCCGTTTTACATCGGCTCGCTCAAAGTCGACCCGCCGATCCTGCAGGCCCCGATGGCGGGGTTCACGAACTTCGCCTTTCGGCAGATCGTGCGCGAGTTCGGCGGCGTCGGGCTGTTGGCCACCGAGATGGTCAACGCTCGCGGGTTCGTCTGGCTTGACGAGCAGGAGGCCGAGCACCCCGACCGGCTGTGGGGCGTGGCCGACGAACCGCGCCCGCTGGCCGTGCAGATCTGGGACAACGAGCCGGAGACGCTCGCCAAGGTCGGGGCCCGGCTGGCCGGCGAATACCGCGTGAGCGTCGTCGACATCAACTTCGGCTGCCCCGTGCGGCAGGTCACGCAGAAGGCCCATAGCGGGTCGTACCTGTTGAGTTTCCCCGAACGGATGGGGGCGATCATCGAGCAGGTGGTCGCAGCCTGCGCCCCGACGCCGGTCACGGCGAAAATTCGCCTGGGGTGCGCCCGCGATCGGATCAACGCGATCGACGTCGCCCAGGTGGTCGAAGGGGCCGGCGCCGCGGCGCTGACCGTCCACGGTCGCACGGCGGCCGACATGTTTCGCGGCTCGGCCGATTGGGATCAGATCGCGGCAATCAAGCCGCATCTCAAGCGGATTCCGCTGATCGGCAACGGCGACCTCGACGCGCCGCAGAAGGTGGTCGACGCCTTTCGCCGGTACGACGTCGACGGGGTGATGATCGCCCGGGCGGCGCTGGCCAAACCGTGGCTTTACGCCCAAGCGGCGGCCGCGGTGCGCGGTGAGCCGATCCCCCCCGAGCCGACGCTCGCCGAGGAGCGCGCCCTGCTGGTCCATCACTTTGCGCTGGTGCGGGCGCGATTCGGCGACGAGCGAGCCTGCGTGCTGATGCGCAAATTCGCCTGCTGCTACGCCCAAGGTCGCCCCGGCGCCCGGGAGTTTCGCAAGCAGATCGCCGTGATCGAAACGCCCGAACGATTCTACGACGTCGTCGAGCGCTGCTTCCCCCGCGATTGA
- a CDS encoding DUF2721 domain-containing protein produces the protein MPLEELAPVLQVAVGPAILISAVGLLLLTMTNRFGRVIDRTRELIEFNRQAHGDRAKNDAQLRILWIRARLLRTAIFLAASSALLAAMLVIVLFLAAVMRWQAAPLVGGLFVGCLGSVGAAILFFLRDIQRSLHALALETDMAPRTAQSRGKQRSTTS, from the coding sequence ATGCCGCTCGAAGAACTGGCGCCCGTCCTCCAAGTGGCCGTCGGGCCGGCGATCTTGATCTCCGCAGTCGGCCTGTTGCTGCTGACGATGACCAATCGGTTCGGTCGGGTCATCGACCGGACTCGCGAGTTGATCGAATTCAACCGTCAGGCTCACGGCGATCGAGCCAAGAACGACGCTCAACTGCGAATCCTCTGGATCCGAGCAAGACTGCTGCGGACGGCGATCTTTCTGGCCGCCTCGTCGGCCTTGCTGGCCGCGATGCTCGTCATCGTGCTGTTCCTCGCCGCGGTGATGCGGTGGCAGGCAGCCCCGCTAGTCGGCGGGCTGTTTGTGGGCTGCCTCGGCTCGGTGGGCGCGGCGATCCTGTTTTTCCTGCGCGACATCCAACGCTCGCTGCACGCACTGGCGTTGGAGACCGACATGGCTCCGCGGACCGCTCAATCGCGGGGGAAGCAGCGCTCGACGACGTCGTAG
- a CDS encoding sodium-dependent transporter, with translation MSNQPAPRVKPAGDQWASRIGVILAVAGSAVGLGNFLRFPGNAAQNGGGAFMLPYFISLLLLGIPLCWAEWTMGRYGGGKGFNSAPGIYSVIWRHKLARYFGSIALLIPLVIYMYYVHIEAWCLGYAWDYLVGNMESIKGEPAAYKEHFVDFVGAGTDGFIYEGGNNSLVVILAAVFTLNFVFIYRGLAKGIETFCKFAMPLMAMCALCVLVRVLTLDGEKVIAGLGEMWNPKPEELWNPKTWLAASGQIFFSLSVGFGIIVNYSSYLKKDDDIALSGLAASSVNEFFEVCLGGLITLPAAFIFLGATMRDSTGSSFALGFHALPCVFAEMPAGRFFGFCWFFMLFLAAITSSVSMLQPVIAFFEEGLGLKRHASVTLLGLIAAFGTGFVVFFSKDIAALDTLDFWVGTVLIFILAMIQSLIYGWALGIEEGEKELHRGAHIRVPRIVQYVLKYVTPVYLLAIFAGICYTQGPEYAKTLSTPGVPQYAVMVIATVLVFLLILVHIAGKRWEREGKLESTSERHEPRERSSDH, from the coding sequence ATGTCGAACCAGCCCGCCCCGCGCGTCAAACCGGCCGGCGACCAGTGGGCGTCACGGATCGGGGTCATCCTGGCGGTGGCGGGGTCAGCGGTCGGGTTGGGGAACTTCCTCCGGTTCCCTGGCAACGCGGCCCAGAACGGCGGGGGAGCGTTCATGCTCCCCTACTTCATCTCGCTGCTCTTGTTGGGGATCCCTCTCTGCTGGGCCGAGTGGACGATGGGCCGCTACGGCGGGGGAAAGGGGTTCAACTCGGCCCCGGGGATCTACAGCGTCATCTGGCGGCACAAGCTGGCTCGCTACTTCGGTTCGATCGCGCTGTTGATCCCGCTGGTGATCTACATGTACTACGTCCACATTGAGGCGTGGTGCCTGGGCTACGCCTGGGATTACCTGGTCGGCAACATGGAGTCGATCAAAGGCGAGCCCGCGGCGTACAAGGAACACTTCGTCGATTTCGTCGGCGCCGGGACCGACGGCTTCATCTACGAGGGGGGCAACAACTCGCTGGTCGTCATTTTGGCTGCGGTGTTCACGCTGAACTTCGTGTTCATCTACCGCGGTCTGGCCAAGGGGATCGAGACGTTCTGCAAGTTCGCCATGCCGCTGATGGCGATGTGCGCCCTGTGCGTCTTGGTGCGGGTTCTGACGCTCGACGGCGAGAAGGTGATCGCCGGCCTCGGCGAGATGTGGAATCCCAAGCCCGAAGAGCTCTGGAATCCCAAGACATGGCTCGCCGCCTCGGGGCAAATCTTCTTCAGCCTCTCGGTCGGCTTCGGGATCATCGTCAACTACTCGAGCTATCTTAAGAAGGACGACGACATTGCCCTCAGCGGGCTCGCGGCCAGCAGCGTCAACGAATTTTTCGAGGTCTGCCTGGGCGGACTCATCACCCTGCCGGCGGCGTTTATCTTCCTTGGCGCGACCATGCGCGACAGCACAGGGTCGTCGTTCGCGTTGGGATTCCACGCACTCCCCTGCGTCTTTGCCGAGATGCCCGCCGGGCGATTCTTCGGCTTCTGCTGGTTCTTCATGTTGTTTCTCGCGGCCATCACCAGCAGCGTCTCGATGCTGCAACCGGTGATCGCCTTTTTCGAGGAGGGATTGGGGCTCAAGCGGCACGCCTCGGTGACGCTGCTGGGGCTGATCGCCGCCTTCGGCACCGGGTTCGTCGTGTTCTTTTCCAAGGACATCGCGGCCCTCGACACGCTCGATTTTTGGGTCGGCACCGTGCTGATTTTCATCCTGGCCATGATCCAATCGCTGATCTACGGCTGGGCCCTGGGAATCGAAGAGGGCGAGAAGGAACTCCACCGCGGCGCCCACATCCGCGTGCCGCGGATCGTGCAGTACGTGTTGAAGTACGTGACGCCGGTCTACTTGCTGGCGATTTTCGCGGGCATCTGCTACACCCAGGGGCCAGAGTACGCCAAGACGCTCAGCACCCCCGGCGTGCCGCAGTACGCGGTCATGGTGATCGCCACGGTGTTGGTTTTCCTGCTCATCCTCGTGCACATCGCCGGCAAGCGGTGGGAGCGCGAGGGGAAACTGGAGTCGACGTCCGAACGCCATGAGCCGCGGGAACGGTCTTCGGACCACTAG
- a CDS encoding winged helix-turn-helix transcriptional regulator: MMSAVSETTDRTILDRLRREPTATVQSLADWLGVTATAVRQRLTRLMDQGLVERTAEAAGRGRPTHYYRITDLGRRSAGNNYNELAVALWEEIRSVRDPEVRQGLLQRIAVRVADLYRDQVTGDSADERLASLAQWMSDRDIPCEVGHDGETPVMAALACPYPDLAEQDRGVCAMEKMVFAELVGAGVKLSACRLDGADCCSFVPSGSIVATPQIPPETPLESA, translated from the coding sequence ATGATGTCGGCCGTCAGCGAAACCACCGACCGGACGATCCTCGACCGCCTGCGGCGCGAGCCGACGGCGACCGTGCAGTCTTTGGCCGACTGGCTCGGGGTCACGGCGACGGCTGTCCGCCAGCGGCTGACGCGGCTGATGGACCAGGGGCTCGTCGAGCGGACCGCCGAGGCGGCGGGGCGCGGGCGACCGACGCATTACTACCGAATTACCGACTTGGGCCGTCGCTCGGCCGGGAACAACTACAACGAATTGGCCGTGGCCCTCTGGGAGGAAATCCGCTCCGTGCGCGATCCCGAGGTCCGGCAGGGGCTGTTGCAGCGGATCGCCGTTCGCGTGGCCGACCTGTATCGCGACCAAGTGACGGGCGACTCCGCCGACGAGCGATTGGCGAGCCTCGCTCAGTGGATGTCCGACCGCGACATCCCGTGCGAGGTGGGTCACGATGGCGAAACGCCGGTGATGGCCGCGCTGGCGTGCCCTTACCCCGATTTGGCCGAGCAGGACCGGGGGGTGTGCGCCATGGAGAAGATGGTGTTCGCCGAGTTGGTCGGCGCGGGGGTGAAGCTGAGCGCGTGCCGGCTCGACGGAGCCGATTGTTGCTCGTTCGTCCCTTCGGGCTCGATCGTCGCAACGCCGCAAATCCCCCCGGAAACCCCGCTGGAGAGCGCCTAG
- the nuoB gene encoding NADH-quinone oxidoreductase subunit NuoB → MSQPWIEGRFEENVITTTVEQAINWARQSSVWPLTFGLACCAIEMMAAGASRYDLDRFGAGAFRATPRQADLMIVAGTVTYKMASRVRRLYNMMPDPKFVIAMGACTVGGGPYFKYGYHVVKGVDLVVPVDVYVPGCPPRPEALLEGLMRIQDKIKGHRIAKRAGTTGLGQLGEKLDDELPIPHHSGYVSTAIDTEPLHDHQKIAP, encoded by the coding sequence ATGTCGCAACCATGGATTGAAGGGCGTTTCGAGGAGAACGTCATCACGACGACCGTCGAGCAGGCCATCAACTGGGCCCGGCAGTCGAGCGTATGGCCGCTGACCTTCGGACTGGCCTGTTGCGCGATCGAAATGATGGCCGCCGGGGCGAGCCGATACGACTTGGACCGGTTCGGCGCAGGCGCCTTCCGGGCGACCCCGCGGCAGGCCGACCTGATGATTGTCGCCGGGACGGTGACCTACAAAATGGCGAGTCGGGTGCGGCGGCTTTACAACATGATGCCTGACCCCAAGTTCGTCATCGCGATGGGGGCCTGCACGGTCGGCGGGGGGCCGTACTTCAAGTACGGCTATCACGTCGTGAAGGGAGTCGACCTCGTCGTGCCGGTCGACGTCTACGTGCCGGGTTGTCCCCCGCGTCCCGAGGCGCTGCTCGAAGGGCTGATGAGAATCCAGGACAAAATTAAGGGGCATCGCATCGCGAAGCGCGCCGGCACGACCGGTCTGGGTCAGCTTGGCGAGAAGCTCGATGACGAGTTGCCGATTCCCCACCACAGCGGTTACGTGTCGACCGCGATTGACACCGAGCCGCTGCACGACCATCAGAAGATTGCTCCGTAG